The following proteins are co-located in the Echinicola sp. 20G genome:
- a CDS encoding YraN family protein, with amino-acid sequence MAQHNELGREAEQLAAEYLAAKGYQLKESNFRYKHAEIDLIMELKGLLVFVEVKFRSGTGFGYAEEFVDYRKRQLIIRAADHYIHEVDWHKDIRFDIVGVYKDKSGVIRFKQFEDAFY; translated from the coding sequence ATGGCACAGCACAATGAATTGGGAAGGGAGGCCGAGCAACTCGCAGCCGAATACCTTGCTGCAAAAGGGTATCAATTAAAAGAGTCTAACTTTCGTTATAAACATGCTGAAATCGATCTGATTATGGAGTTAAAGGGGCTTTTGGTATTTGTGGAGGTGAAGTTCAGAAGTGGAACAGGCTTTGGATATGCGGAGGAATTTGTTGATTATAGAAAAAGGCAATTGATCATTCGAGCAGCTGATCATTACATCCATGAGGTCGATTGGCACAAAGACATTCGATTTGATATTGTGGGTGTGTATAAAGATAAATCTGGTGTTATCCGATTCAAACAGTTTGAAGATGCTTTTTATTAA
- a CDS encoding toxin-antitoxin system YwqK family antitoxin: MKKVVLSLLLIATSGLLKAQNFDSLSTSNPVDSSGIIQDRLLPTTTPVLLFDDSNRKEEKKKEKKKRSKNVYFGEKTRKSFIRVDAKGKTQYQLFHYTTRNKQVDPYIRDIYWLDIKDKAIRTSGFKPEEGYLLHGPYERRIDNAVVEKGMYYYGTKHGRWMTFDQKNILQTKSHFYEGWPEDSRISYYNQSQQKLEKVIPIEYDLKEGNFYHFYEDGHLAVKGEYHYGEKIGLWTEYWNTHGGKVIRKREIQYQEKPFTKNFKPYIRAEWNEEGTLIYKDNRL; this comes from the coding sequence ATGAAAAAAGTAGTTCTCAGTTTACTTTTAATAGCAACTAGTGGTTTGCTTAAAGCCCAAAATTTTGATTCCTTATCCACCAGCAACCCTGTTGATAGCTCCGGGATCATTCAAGATAGGCTATTGCCCACGACCACACCCGTTCTGCTTTTTGATGACAGCAATCGAAAAGAAGAGAAAAAAAAGGAGAAGAAGAAAAGAAGTAAAAATGTCTATTTTGGTGAGAAGACCAGAAAGAGCTTTATCCGAGTAGATGCTAAAGGGAAAACCCAATACCAACTATTTCATTACACCACCAGAAATAAGCAAGTTGACCCTTATATCAGGGATATCTATTGGTTGGACATCAAAGATAAAGCCATCAGAACTTCTGGATTCAAACCGGAAGAGGGTTATCTCCTTCACGGCCCTTACGAAAGGCGTATCGATAATGCTGTCGTAGAAAAAGGGATGTACTATTACGGCACCAAGCATGGTCGATGGATGACTTTCGATCAAAAAAACATCCTCCAGACCAAATCCCACTTCTATGAAGGATGGCCAGAAGACTCCAGAATTTCTTACTATAACCAATCCCAACAAAAACTTGAGAAGGTCATCCCCATTGAATATGATCTGAAGGAAGGAAATTTCTATCATTTTTATGAAGATGGCCACTTGGCTGTCAAAGGGGAATACCATTATGGAGAAAAAATCGGACTTTGGACCGAATATTGGAATACCCATGGAGGCAAAGTCATTAGAAAGCGAGAAATTCAATATCAGGAAAAGCCTTTTACCAAAAACTTCAAACCCTATATCCGAGCAGAATGGAATGAAGAAGGTACCTTGATTTATAAAGACAATCGACTGTAG
- the lipB gene encoding lipoyl(octanoyl) transferase LipB, translating to MNQIINKKVKFIDLGKKDYKETWDYQESLFAETVALKIENRKNEPEKQQITPNYLLFVEHPHVYTLGKSGELSHLLLNENELADKQATFYKINRGGDITYHGPGQLVGYPLLDLDNFFTDIHKYLRYLEEAIIRTLADYGIEAGRIEGLTGVWLDHIKKVNPRKICALGVKSSRWVTMHGFAFNVNADLSYFGNIVPCGIADKAVTSLHLELGRAIDEEEVKEKVKKHLADLFEMEWEN from the coding sequence GTGAATCAAATTATCAATAAAAAAGTAAAGTTTATAGATCTTGGCAAAAAAGATTACAAAGAGACTTGGGACTACCAGGAGTCTCTATTTGCTGAAACTGTGGCTTTAAAAATCGAAAACCGGAAAAACGAACCGGAAAAACAACAAATTACGCCCAATTATTTATTATTTGTTGAACACCCCCATGTATATACACTTGGTAAAAGCGGTGAGCTTTCCCACCTTTTGCTAAATGAAAATGAACTGGCAGATAAGCAGGCCACTTTCTATAAGATCAACCGAGGTGGTGACATTACCTATCATGGCCCCGGACAATTGGTGGGCTATCCTTTGCTGGATTTAGACAATTTCTTCACCGATATCCATAAATACCTTCGCTATCTGGAGGAGGCTATTATTCGGACATTAGCAGATTATGGAATTGAGGCTGGCCGAATCGAAGGGCTTACCGGTGTTTGGCTTGACCATATCAAAAAAGTAAACCCTCGCAAGATTTGCGCTTTAGGAGTAAAATCCAGCAGATGGGTCACCATGCACGGCTTTGCCTTTAACGTAAACGCTGACCTCTCCTATTTTGGAAACATCGTTCCCTGTGGCATCGCTGACAAAGCTGTCACCTCCCTACATTTGGAATTGGGGAGAGCAATTGATGAAGAAGAAGTCAAAGAAAAGGTAAAAAAGCATTTGGCGGATCTATTCGAAATGGAATGGGAAAATTAA
- a CDS encoding 3'-5' exonuclease: MADFLSDLRDILFLDIETASLTEKFSELPSRLQEEWQKKANYLQQTPEEKSIEEFYFEKAGIYAEFGKVLCIGLGYFLYDPEKEQLQFRTKSIALDNEHDTLLEFRNILEKKVWTLCAHNGKEFDFPYLCRRMLINRIPLPDALQMAGKKPWEIRHLDTLELWKFGDYKHYTRLELLAAIFDIPSSKDGINGSEVNEVYYHHQDLKNIREYCIKDVEVTAKIYLAFQGLPGDLEVKVINLDEGQDDE, from the coding sequence ATGGCCGATTTTTTGAGTGATCTAAGAGACATTTTATTTTTGGACATTGAAACGGCATCACTCACTGAAAAATTTAGTGAGTTGCCTTCCAGACTACAAGAAGAGTGGCAGAAGAAAGCCAATTACCTACAGCAAACCCCGGAAGAAAAGTCAATAGAGGAGTTCTATTTTGAAAAAGCCGGCATTTATGCTGAATTCGGCAAAGTGCTCTGTATTGGCTTGGGCTATTTCCTCTACGATCCAGAAAAAGAACAGTTACAATTCCGGACCAAGTCCATAGCCTTGGACAACGAGCATGATACCTTACTCGAGTTTCGGAATATTCTAGAAAAGAAAGTCTGGACTTTGTGTGCACACAACGGTAAAGAGTTTGACTTTCCCTATCTTTGCAGAAGAATGCTGATCAACCGGATCCCTCTTCCTGATGCCTTGCAAATGGCAGGCAAAAAGCCATGGGAAATCAGACATTTGGACACTTTGGAACTCTGGAAATTTGGAGACTATAAGCATTATACAAGACTTGAACTTCTGGCCGCCATTTTTGATATCCCCAGTTCTAAGGATGGCATCAACGGCAGTGAAGTAAACGAAGTGTATTACCATCATCAAGACCTTAAAAACATTCGGGAGTATTGTATAAAAGATGTAGAAGTCACGGCCAAAATATACTTGGCTTTTCAAGGTTTACCCGGTGACCTGGAGGTAAAAGTCATCAACTTGGATGAAGGACAAGACGATGAATAA